ttttttcctattatttatacataaataaaaaaaaaattaattgaaaatttatgaagcaattaaaaaaaaaaaaagctactaatagaattgtagttttaatgtacatggtttttttttttaaagggcgcaattttaaaatttcgcaCAAGGCCCCCAAAATGCTTGGGCCGGCCCTAGGTATAGGTAtgcataaatttattaaatgtattttttaattattttttattctatgtatataaattaaaaagttgGTATAAATAAACAAGAAACATACCAAACCAATAGACCCTCCTTTTTGGGTGTTTAGATCAAATAGTTCCTTCGGCCCATTGTTATGGATGTATAGCCACAAAACTGAAAAGTCCAAGTTTCCAAACCCTCTTGGAaagttttcctttttttttttaatgggcCAAAATGCCCATTGTTTCTTATGTAAAGGGCAATATGGCCTACATAGTAGGGTTGTGTGTTGAGAAATTTACCTCtcaatgtaaattttttttaatctaattttttttaatgatggCATACATTATAGGAGTTTTTACACTACATACTAAAATTTtccactttttttcttttttactatggggcagaatttttttcaaaagtactatgtattttttatattgtgtactgtgttaagttttcattgttgttttcattgttgttttatgtttattttttagttgttctactattatttttaattattctgtttttttgttttacggttgttttataaagaaaaacagtatttttgtaaaaaatttcgtgtggcagtaaaattataaatttttgccTAAAatcaagtatttttttaaaaaactcttAAAGTATAGCTATTTAGGACCACTTGCAAATTTTAAGAAAAGTTCAAGTAaatacaatgccaaaaaaaaaatatttttttatatgtgtCATATAAGTAGTTGTTCAAATTTTGTGTTTGGcactgtaaattatttaaaaatatttgaaaatttataagtaatcttaaatagctataacgtatgtgatgataaaaaataaaaaaaaaaaaaaaaataaaaaactaaaatacttTCTTGGATGCCAAAACAATAGGAAGTCTACAAAAGAGGTTTCTTTGCACAAACGAAGCAAAGAATATTAAGGGGAGAAGTCGaagaatacatttttttttatacattaaccaatttaacttttaaataaaatttaattcaaatatacctttttttatgagtattgtacccaaattgtCCTCACACATGTAACTAAGACATAATTTCAAATATATCATATTTGTATTCTTTTATAGATGGATGTGTAAGTTTGTGAGAAAGTTGaggtaaaattttaattagagaaaaataaaaactatcgTGAAGTGATATGGTTAAAATTGGTAGAATAATTGAAAAAAGAtgtaaacataataaatttttaaaaagaagATAAAAATCAAAggcatcaaataaaaaaaaatatatagttttatttCCTCAAATTTGAGCCGAACTCTTTAACCCTTGAGTCTAATGGTGGAACCAAGAGCGTTGGTTGTAAGTGTGTGTGGTGGGGGTAAGTTGGTGAGGTCCAAGGATTTATATATCTGATGCCAAAAGTGGGACTATTTTGTCacctttgaaaaaatatttcaacTAATAATTGAGAATTCCAATAATATGAATCTCTTGTTGGATTCTTTCTAAATTTCCTTAAGTTAAGACtataagattaatttttttttataaatatcaatttttacaAGATAAGATATAtaagatattatatttttttaagaaagaaTAATATTACCTTATTTATTTAGTAATAAGATaagatttttctttatattagtgttaggtcttatttatttttcttctttcttgaaaaataaaacGTTAGATAGATCGAAAAATTACACCTCACGGTCATTACAAATGATAGTTTTTGGTATCGAGGATACCTCTACAAAACCTGTAATATTTTGGGTCAAGACCCatttagccacattatgggcagCAATATTACAAactctagaaaaaaaaaaagtacaaagaTAAAAAACACTTAGAGAGTTGATTACAGACAGAGACATAATTATCAAGATTCCAAATATAGTGAAGCTCTTTCAGCGCTTTGATAACCGTTTCTGAGTCACTCTCCACCAAGACATAGTTATGCTTTCTTATGCGAGCCGAATCTAGTGCAAGAAGACATAGTTATTTTTCTTCATCTGATTGTTGTTATCGATTTGATAATTTTATCATTACTAATTGTTTGATTGTTTAATAttcaattattataattatgcaCATTTAATCGTAATTTGTACACAcgtattatatatattcattaaaacaaaataaaaataaagggaCATAATTAACTTAAGAAAACAATGaaagtttctattttttatCCAAAAAAAATGAGCCCCTACGACCTTACCTACTTATTAATAGAAGCATTCATTTTAAGTCGTAAGATACTCATTAAATAGTATACGTATCTTCAATCTTACAACTAATAACTACTTGCACTTGGCTTtccatttataattttttagtgttaTATAGAGATCTTTTTGAGCAAAGGTTTCCCTAATAATAAGCAATGATTCCTATGTgagaaaatattattattgttttctcCAACActtaggtgccgtttggtaacacttttgttttttaattttttaatcacaaaatgaaagtaaaatttttgtttttaaaaaatttatctttgaaaaacaaaaatacgttctataaccacttttgtttttcaattttaaaaacagaaaacaaaagtgtgttctgtaaagttcatttttatttttattttttgattttatttaagtcgggcctaggtccggggtcggattcaGGTTCAAGTTAAAAGCCGGGTTTAGCGCAGGGTCgtagggaggggatttgggtccgggtctagtcgtaatctaaaagattgattaagaaaaaaaactgtttaaaaaaatattgaaagtgattttttttgtttttaaaattttgatttctaattataaaattaaaaaataaaaacagttttatagaacatgtttttgaaaaatattttcacttttccacttttaaaaacaaaaaactaattaaaaaagtgttaccaaacgccaccttaattTCTTCAATTCTAATaacattataatttttgttgaatattattattactcATATTCAAACACCAACCATATAATGTCATTGGTCAAAACATGATGCACATCTAATTGTCAAATTTCAAGCAACATTAAGAATTTTTGACACttctaaatattaataattcaatagtataacaaatttaattattagattttttacAATTTGAAAATGAATACATGTTCATTCAACTAACGTTTGAATTAGTTTTAGAACATGTTAtgcataaataatattaaaaaaaaccccATTTTGTTAAATCTAGAAGTTAATACACTAAGCATATTTTGtacctatatataaatattatttaacacCCACTAACTTAACTTATATGCATCCGCACATgcttaattttcattattagagACAAAATGTATAATCACAAGCTAATATATTAACACGAATAAACATGAGAATGTTAATTAATacctaaatatttaattaaaataataataataataataattaagaaaaaaatagaagaaagtTCTACGAAGGAAGAGTGTACCAAAATAGAGTGAGATAATAGAGGAATGGATGGATCATGCTCGCATGAGAGTTGCCAGCCAATCTAACCCATATATAgcttcttaattattattattatatttattaattaataattaaaataaatatattgtgGGTCCCACCACCGTCATTTGGCACTCTGATaattagagaaaaaaataaaataaaataaaaacagtcAAATTATAAAAAAGCACCGTCCAATtcccctcaaaaaaaaaaaaaagaaatatatttttttttataaataaaaacaataaaaaaaactaatagcTAAAGGAAGACCAACAGCCGTGTCCACCGGTTACGCTGGTTTTATCCGTTTCTCCAAATATAGTTTTCTTTGTAACTTCTTCACTTAGTCGTGACCGATTCTCCCGGTTCAAGGTAGTGATTCTTTTCTTAAACTTatccttttctttctttatcattttttattttaattttttttacacttaGAAGATTATAGAAGAGAGTAGTCCTGTTACTGTAGTAGTAGTAGATTTTTTTAGTGATACAAAATCAAACCCACAATTAAGTATTTTTCAAAACAAACAATGAGTATATTGGGTATTCGGCACCACATGTTtgtatgaaaaaaataatgaaataaaatctGTCAAATTATTCAaatcataataattaattaacactaaaaaaataaaatcagtcAAAACCCAAAACGAATAGAACATTCATAATTAAGAAAATTCCTAAAAACCCACTCGtaatttagaaaaataccaaCTAAAGCGCGTAACACCAACTAGACCCACACATTCCTCATTTTTTGAACTTTTTGATTTACTTTTTTacccaataaaaataaaagaaatccaTTAATTTCCATTTCTTTTCACTTTTTAACTATCCCAACGTGTTAATTTTGGTCCCATTAATTATTATGTCATAAAGAATGAAAAAAATTTGGTCCCATTTATTTCCAAAGAGAGAGAGACTTTTAATGAAATGACGATTTTACCCTCTGTTACAGAGGCCGTCCTTAAACGCGTTCACGCGTATAATTTGTCGCTTCTATGTGGGTGACCACTATATATAACCCTCTCTCATCATCAATCAAATGGCAGGTGCAGAAAATTTTTAATCACACCTCCAAAAATAATTTTCTCTGCATCTGTACCCTTTTCTTTACCTTCTTcctttgaaatttatttatacGAAAAATATCAAAACAGTGCTTGATCTTTCTGTAAATTATTCAACAGTCCCTGAGATAAAAACTTCATtacaaatatatacacatatatgtaCAACAAAATGCCGTCTCTACAAGAGGAGCTATTTCCATCGACGCCGGGGAAGTTCAAGATCGATCGGGGAAACACCATGAATCGTCAGTTTCACCGTTGTTTCGCATCGACTAGCACGATGTTTCTCTGGGCTTTGTTCTTGATAGCTTTAACGGCGTCGTATTTGAGTTTTCAGAGCTTCGTCGATTCAGGTAGCCGTTATTTCTCAGCGTCGTGGGGTGGAATCCAGTGGGAAAAGCAAGTGCGTAACTCGGCTAAGATCCATCGTTCTGGAGGTATGTCTGTGCTCGTTACCGGCGCCGCTGGTTTTGTCGGTACCCATGTTTCTCTTGCTCTGAAAAAACGCGGAGATGGCGTCGTGGGTCTTGATAATTTCAACAACTATTACGACCCATCGTTGAAAAAAGCTAGAAAATCAATGCTTAATGACCATGGGGTCTTCATCGTTGAGGGAGATATTAACGACGCTAAGCTTTTGGATAAGCTTTTCGATGTGGTTGCGTTTACACACGTGATGCACTTGGCTGCTCAAGCTGGGGTCCGCTACGCCATGGAAAATCCCCAATCTTACGTCCACAGCAACATAGCTGGACTCGTCACGCTTCTCGAGGCATGTAAAATGGCCAATCCTCAACCATCGATTGTTTGGGCTTCATCTAGCTCTGTGTACGGACTAAACGACAAGGTTCCTTTCTCTGAATTGGATCGGACTGATTCTCCGGCAAGTCTCTACGCGGCGACGAAGAAAGCCGGTGAGGAAATCACTCATACTTACAATCACATTTACGGTTTGTCCATTACAGGGTTGAGATTCTTCACTGTTTACGGGCCATGGGGTCGACCCGACATGGCTTACTTCTCTTTCACCCGTAATATTCTTCAAGGTAAACCCATTACGGTCTATCGGGGCAAGAACCGGGTTGACTTGGCCCGAGATTTTACTTACATTGATGATATTGTTAAGGGTTGTCTCGGGTCGTTGGATACTTCTGCGAAAAGTACCGGGTCGGGTGGAAAGAAGAAAGGACCCGCCCCGTATAGGATCTTTAACTTGGGGAACACGTCACCTGTTACTGTACCAACGCTTGTGGACATTCTTGAAAGACATTTGAAGGTTAAAGCGAAGAGGAATATTGTGGATATGCCTGGAAACGGCGACGTTCCGTTTACTCATGCTAATATCAGCTTGGCCCGAAGAGAACTCGGGTACAAACCCACAACCGATTTACAAACCGGGTTGAGGAAGTTTGTTAGGTGGTATCTTTCTTATTATGGATATAATAATCGCGTCAGCAAAActgtaaattaaaattaatattttttatttatttttcctttGTAGGAGTTTCTTTACCATTTTACCAGaacaaaatgaaagaaaatgggaaaaggaaacttttttttttaagaagtttattaaaaaaaaaaatgaaaaagaaagagagagagatacattcattttcttcttagtgttgtttttttttaattaattttgtgtaAAGAAATATGTTCAAAAATGTTTGTTTTGTTGCTcccaattactttgtattttttcatAGAGATAATGTTATAATCTTGGGAGTTGAACACGAACATGGCAAACAAAAATAGTTTCAAAATAttgttttcatattttattttccgAGAAAGTGTGAGAAAACAGAAAATAATCCCGGAAAATATTGTGAGAGAGagttttagtaaattttagagATGATGTAAAGTAATATTTACCCTATAATACAACACGAGACATTGTTGTCcccaaaatgaaaaaaataaaaaaaaatttatggtaACAGCTAAGAGAGAGTGGGACAGCTTAGGTACAGCCGTGACATATGGTTGTAATGGGGCCCACTTTCTCCTTTCATCTACTAAATGTGAGATCGTACGACAGCCGTTGGATTGGTCCAAACCCTGATCAAATCCAGAGCGGATCTTGCAGAGCATTGGATAATTAATTTCCAGCTCATTCTTCCACTTGGCTTAGCGGCTTAACTCGCTCTCGGCTTTAGCCACATGCCGACATTAGAGTTTGATTAAGTGGGCTTAGGTTCAGGTATAATGGGCCTGGGCTTTTATGTTAAAGTGGGCCCCCGTTTTACTATCTCTGTCATTTGGAATCTTTTTTAAAGATTGCTTTCCACGTTTGATTGTCTTCGCTTTTTGGTGTCTTTATCCACAATAATTAATCCTCAAAGTTATTTCTGGCCAACCACGTTTTAATTTGGCTACTCACTTAGATTTTATTAATCATAaagtgaaaataaaataaaataaataaatatatatatatagaaaaataattattgatttatatttatatagattttaacCATTACTTCCACCGACAGTTTTGTGGGCCTTTTTTTAGATTTTGGGTTAAGAAATGTGTTactgttttctttttttagttGACTAGTAATAGTATGTGctcattaaattaattattattattttcttttttctcttttaagaaTTTTGCTTTTAATTAGTTATATCTGTATTTAAATGATGAATTTAGATAAAATTAAGGTCGAAAATGTTATGTCACCGACAAGAATAGACCAAGGATATTTACTTGTGAAAATGATAGACTAAAGATTTAatcttataaatatttattatttaaataattatatgttagtctattCTTTTAGGGGTTTATTAGACAAATACTGAGTTATTATAGGCACCCATTACGGAAAAAGCCAATAGGAAGAGtgaatgaataataataattatataatatattaataaatcgcTGGAAATAGACAGttctagatatttaattaaaccttctatcttttaattaaataataatgagtttttttttttggctaaatCTTCTCAACTATCATTATTCTTCCAGTTAACTTTCTAAACTCAAATTTTGACAGTGAAATTCTCTAAATTACTAAACTGCTTACAAATTTAAGAtgttatctatttttttatagttaatTGTCAATATAGATTGTTTATGTGTACACTTTTGTACatgtattaaatttataatggtacacctaatattattattttaaaaatataaaaattatttcaaatttataatatattttttattttttttaaatattttatttttattttttataattttatttaattttaaaataatttttaaataataatattaagtgtaCCAATATAAATGTGTCATGTGTACAAGAGTGTACACGTAAGCAACCCATAGTGATTGTTAAGCGaatgacaccttaaatttgctACTAGTTCAGTAGTTTAGAGAGTTTTACtgctaaaatttaaatttagaaaatgAAATGTAAGTGAAATGAAAGTTCAGAAGATTTGACTGCAAAAAAACTCAATAATAAATacggtttttattttggttttttagataattaaactaaatacttttatatatatatataattcctTATGCTATTTACATTTGGAGATTTGTCACTAATAGTAGTGACTCAATTTCAAATGTTCAAAGTTATAAGTAGTGGATCAAACGTTGGTGTAGTGATTCtgcattaatttataataaagtcAATTTTGGTTATGTTTTGCTAATTAAAATGGTTTATTATATACTAATGCAATCTCATACTacatatacacatacacatatataattctccttttaattatattattaacatACCAAtctattgtttaattatttggATTAGTGACTAGCCAAACTAATGAGTGacctatttatatttattattaatttaattttcaaagctAAGACAAGAagtaaactaaatatatattatgcagTCTATAGCCTGCATGTGTCATGCAatatatggtttaatatatggaTGCTATAATTATGAGAACATATATACGTGGCAAATTATATAtagctgatttttttttttttaaaaaaaatagcattattatttaatatataatattttaataatattatgctAGAAGAGTCTTGTGTACATGTTATGTTATGTAGTCCACTTGTATGAAGTTCCTTAAGTTATAATTATTAGATTAGACTTGTGCAGACAAAACTATTTAATGGCTCTGTTTTTTGTCTATACAAAGGCAAAACAACAAACAATTTGAACAAATTATAAGATCAATAGTAGTTTCTTTCTAGAATATTATTATGATTTGGATGCAAAATGCCAAATTTGTTTTCTACATTGAATTATTGGGTACACAGTGTAAGAATATAGGAATTAAGTGATTTTATACTTAACTGAACCTTGTCTTGTAAGGTTAATTTACCCAGGTCTAAAATATATTGGATATTTTAAGAGTAATTTatggtataaatatttaaatttaattttttataataaaatataattaatttatattttaaaatttttgtatgtatttagtattatttgttaagttaataattatagaaattttttaattgattaaggttattaaatttttattttatttaaatatatcaaTAATGGCACGTAGATATATTGATTTAATTGACACTTAATGATTAAGTACCTATAGAAATTATAGAAgtataatttaagtattattgccgtaaaaatttaaattaagtatttatctGTAACTGAGGCGAGttaaattattcattttttaaaccttttaatttttgataatcttattttgatttcttttcgtaattattaaaaatttattataattagaagGATTACACTCATACAAAGTTATATTAGTCAATAACCActaaacttaatttaaaaaccgtatttttgtaatttagagttttattttgataaatattGTATGTTAACTTTctaaattatgtataattgttTCAAAATAGTCCTCTAAATTCTATATCTAGAAAACAATCATTAGAAAAAATGTTTTAGCGTTTAAACAGGGCATTTTGAATCGATTTGTAAAATATGAGGGCTAAATAtatagtattttattaaaaaaaaaagaagctatAAAGTCCAAATAGCTAGGTATTTATATAAGGTCTGAAATATTAGTATATATTTgatataagattttttttttttttctgctaaaACTTTGTATAAGATTTAAGTAGTTGTAATATGAACTTGTGGAGCACAAATTAtgctatataaatattttatattaattggaatttcatattattattttttacaaaagttatGTAATTCAGGTCATATATTTAGCTTAGCTTGTAATTTAGTTCACTTTACAGGTTATAAaatattcctctttaattttataataattaattaatctcaatcttctttttgaataataattcttTGCTTCTTAAATGGGTTAAGGGTTTATTTGTAGGAGAACTTGCTTGCAAGATACTGTTCATTTTGTTTCATTATAGTACATTTGGGAGGCAAGAAAATTAAAGGAAAGAATCAATACTATTACTCttcttgtatatatataaatgggaATAAATAAAGAAGAATGAGAGTCATCAAAAGAGAATAATTGGAAACTTTTGTCTTTATACCTATATCCACCATTTTATTACGAGTATATACATAAAAGATAAGTGTACGTAATCCATAATTTTACTTTAACAAAATTACTTGTTTGGcaagaatgagagaaagaggACGATATTTTCCTTCTAAACTTTCAAAATTTAATCCTTTTAAATTTGGAAGAATTGTAGAAAAAgacaaaaatacattttgcaAAATACAATAACTAcccttaaaaaataataaaattttgtttttaaaaggacaattttgtaattttactgATAAATTTT
This Cannabis sativa cultivar Pink pepper isolate KNU-18-1 chromosome 6, ASM2916894v1, whole genome shotgun sequence DNA region includes the following protein-coding sequences:
- the LOC115694784 gene encoding UDP-glucuronate 4-epimerase 1 — protein: MYNKMPSLQEELFPSTPGKFKIDRGNTMNRQFHRCFASTSTMFLWALFLIALTASYLSFQSFVDSGSRYFSASWGGIQWEKQVRNSAKIHRSGGMSVLVTGAAGFVGTHVSLALKKRGDGVVGLDNFNNYYDPSLKKARKSMLNDHGVFIVEGDINDAKLLDKLFDVVAFTHVMHLAAQAGVRYAMENPQSYVHSNIAGLVTLLEACKMANPQPSIVWASSSSVYGLNDKVPFSELDRTDSPASLYAATKKAGEEITHTYNHIYGLSITGLRFFTVYGPWGRPDMAYFSFTRNILQGKPITVYRGKNRVDLARDFTYIDDIVKGCLGSLDTSAKSTGSGGKKKGPAPYRIFNLGNTSPVTVPTLVDILERHLKVKAKRNIVDMPGNGDVPFTHANISLARRELGYKPTTDLQTGLRKFVRWYLSYYGYNNRVSKTVN